A genomic region of uncultured Acidilobus sp. JCHS contains the following coding sequences:
- a CDS encoding ribosomal-protein-alanine acetyltransferase, with the protein MTEVRSELRYIIRRATEADIDQVIEVNLRSLPENYWYGFYQHVLSEWGDLFLVAEIGGKIVGYMMNRVEETHDRVLTGLENELELAHKHLGPLDVFKRVFSGSARVGHVISIAVLQEYRRRGIGSALMSEALKTFEEKYDVDSVYLEVRVSNQPAINMYEKFGFVKARIIRGYYRDGEDAYVMVKRLKPIPEE; encoded by the coding sequence TTGACCGAGGTCAGAAGCGAGCTAAGATACATAATAAGAAGGGCCACAGAGGCTGACATAGACCAAGTAATCGAGGTGAACTTACGAAGCCTCCCCGAGAACTATTGGTATGGCTTTTATCAGCACGTCTTGTCTGAATGGGGTGACCTATTCCTTGTAGCTGAGATAGGCGGCAAAATAGTAGGCTACATGATGAACAGGGTTGAGGAGACCCATGACAGGGTGTTAACGGGGCTTGAGAACGAGCTCGAGCTAGCTCACAAGCACTTAGGCCCTCTAGACGTGTTTAAGAGAGTCTTCTCGGGCTCGGCCAGGGTAGGCCACGTGATCTCGATAGCGGTGCTGCAGGAGTACAGAAGACGCGGAATAGGCTCCGCCCTCATGAGCGAGGCGCTCAAGACATTTGAGGAGAAGTACGACGTTGACTCTGTGTACCTTGAGGTGAGGGTTTCAAATCAGCCTGCCATAAACATGTATGAGAAGTTCGGCTTCGTGAAGGCTAGGATAATAAGGGGTTATTACAGGGACGGCGAGGACGCCTACGTCATGGTTAAAAGGCTTAAGCCTATCCCAGAGGAATAG
- a CDS encoding seryl-tRNA synthetase: protein MPWSILTLLRTNPDALREAIRRRQMDVKIVDEALELDLYWRKLQAEINELRHQHNVISSAIAKATEEERPKLLAQAKELRKRLEEAEVELKEVEARREQALWRLPNIVLEDVPVGGEEATTPIRFWGRPRVYKEHLDDFRAQTERYGFKVEHDVIEWKPVGHADMLEQVLRLGDTLKASEVAGSRFYYLFEDLVWLDFALLLYAIDRLTAKGYQLVLPPYMLRYNVINGVIDLATFQDAIYKIEGEDLYLIATAEHSLAALYYNEEIYDDELPKKLVGISPAFRKEAGAANKDLKGIFRVHQFHKVEQFIFSKPEESRQLHEEIISNAEELFQGLGLPYRVVNIASGDLGACAVKKYDLEVWMPAQGKYREMVSASNCTDWQAYRLNIRLVRRKGMERGEYVHTLNSTGIASTRTITAVLENYQDPDGTVVIPKVLRRYLEPFERAPKDYIKPKPKRSA, encoded by the coding sequence TTGCCCTGGAGCATACTGACGCTGCTGAGAACTAACCCTGACGCTCTAAGGGAGGCCATCCGCAGAAGGCAGATGGACGTAAAGATAGTTGATGAAGCCTTAGAGCTTGACCTCTACTGGAGGAAGTTACAGGCGGAAATAAACGAGCTTAGACACCAGCACAACGTGATCAGCTCAGCCATAGCTAAGGCCACAGAGGAGGAGCGCCCTAAGCTCCTAGCCCAGGCCAAGGAGCTCAGGAAGAGACTAGAGGAGGCCGAGGTCGAGCTTAAGGAGGTTGAGGCGAGGCGTGAGCAGGCGTTATGGCGCCTGCCTAACATAGTACTCGAGGACGTGCCGGTCGGCGGTGAGGAGGCGACGACCCCCATCAGGTTCTGGGGCAGGCCAAGGGTCTACAAGGAGCACCTTGATGACTTCAGGGCCCAAACCGAGAGATACGGGTTCAAGGTGGAGCACGATGTAATAGAGTGGAAGCCTGTAGGGCACGCTGACATGCTTGAGCAGGTCCTAAGGCTAGGCGACACGCTGAAGGCCTCCGAAGTCGCCGGTTCAAGGTTCTATTACCTGTTCGAGGACCTGGTCTGGCTGGACTTCGCCCTGCTCCTTTACGCGATAGACAGGCTCACGGCAAAGGGCTATCAGCTAGTGTTGCCCCCCTACATGTTGAGGTATAACGTGATAAATGGCGTCATAGACCTCGCCACGTTCCAGGACGCTATCTACAAGATAGAGGGGGAGGACCTTTACCTCATAGCGACTGCTGAACACTCCCTGGCAGCGCTTTACTATAACGAGGAGATATACGATGATGAACTGCCTAAGAAGCTCGTTGGAATAAGCCCCGCCTTCAGGAAGGAGGCAGGGGCCGCCAATAAGGACCTTAAGGGGATCTTCAGGGTGCACCAGTTCCATAAGGTGGAGCAGTTCATATTCTCAAAGCCTGAGGAGAGCAGACAGCTACACGAGGAGATAATCTCAAACGCTGAGGAGCTCTTCCAGGGCCTCGGGCTGCCCTACAGGGTTGTCAACATAGCCTCAGGCGACCTAGGCGCTTGCGCGGTCAAGAAGTACGACCTTGAGGTCTGGATGCCAGCTCAGGGCAAGTACAGGGAGATGGTCAGCGCCAGTAACTGCACGGACTGGCAGGCCTACAGGCTCAACATAAGGCTCGTGAGAAGGAAAGGCATGGAGAGAGGCGAGTACGTACATACTCTCAACAGCACTGGGATAGCCTCAACGAGAACTATAACGGCCGTCCTGGAGAACTACCAGGATCCTGATGGAACCGTCGTGATACCTAAGGTGCTGAGAAGGTACCTGGAGCCTTTTGAGAGGGCTCCAAAGGACTACATAAAGCCAAAGCCCAAGAGGTCAGCATGA
- a CDS encoding phosphopantothenoylcysteine decarboxylase/phosphopantothenate--cysteine ligase, prokaryotic, with protein MDQDLRHPSLDITGTLSTELKGHCVALGVTASASIYRALDTARGLMRRGADVRVLLTKEASRLISPTLFEWATGHRAIVEVGGEIEHVSLARECSGLLVAPATYSTLAKIAYGIVDNPVALTVITMLGYGKRVSVVPAMHEGMERSPQYGEIEARLRSQGVLIIPPRIAEGAAKYPDPYLVARVFTGFVLRGLDLKGLRVLVTAGATRSWIDRVRFVTNPSSGRMGVETAIEAFARGASVDLVHGHVNVEIPHFIRSYPVETTEEMADKIKELTSGQTYDIVVGAAAPLDFRVREPSQGKLKSDESYTIALEPSPKTLHSIVKRPKVLISFAADVVKGDEELLASALEKASKYGADLVVANPVNVGSYGFASVYDYTVIVRASSGSYVKLGLQRKEVIARRLLDEALALLRPRSPST; from the coding sequence TTGGACCAGGACTTACGACATCCATCACTTGACATAACAGGCACCCTGTCAACGGAGCTTAAGGGCCACTGCGTGGCGCTAGGGGTTACCGCTAGCGCCTCGATATACAGGGCCCTCGACACGGCCAGAGGGCTCATGAGAAGGGGAGCTGACGTAAGGGTCTTGTTAACTAAGGAGGCCTCTCGCCTTATCTCACCAACGCTGTTCGAGTGGGCTACAGGTCACAGGGCTATCGTGGAGGTAGGCGGCGAGATAGAGCACGTGAGCCTAGCGAGAGAATGCTCAGGCCTTCTCGTAGCGCCCGCCACTTACTCTACTTTAGCTAAGATAGCCTATGGGATAGTAGACAACCCCGTCGCGCTGACGGTCATCACGATGCTAGGTTATGGCAAGCGCGTCTCGGTAGTGCCGGCGATGCACGAGGGCATGGAGAGGAGCCCACAGTACGGGGAAATCGAGGCCAGGCTCAGGTCGCAGGGAGTCCTAATAATACCGCCTAGGATCGCTGAGGGCGCGGCCAAGTACCCTGACCCATACCTAGTGGCCAGGGTCTTCACGGGCTTCGTGCTGAGGGGCCTTGACCTCAAGGGGCTAAGGGTACTAGTTACAGCTGGGGCCACAAGGAGCTGGATCGACAGGGTTAGGTTCGTGACGAACCCAAGCTCAGGTAGGATGGGGGTAGAGACCGCTATAGAGGCATTTGCAAGAGGGGCCTCTGTAGACCTAGTCCATGGCCACGTCAATGTTGAGATCCCTCACTTCATAAGGTCTTACCCTGTTGAGACCACAGAGGAGATGGCGGACAAGATCAAGGAGCTAACGTCAGGCCAGACCTACGATATAGTGGTGGGCGCTGCAGCCCCTCTTGACTTCAGGGTTCGGGAGCCATCACAGGGGAAGCTCAAGAGCGACGAGAGCTACACCATAGCGCTGGAGCCCTCCCCTAAGACGCTTCATAGCATAGTAAAAAGGCCCAAGGTCCTGATCTCCTTCGCGGCCGACGTGGTTAAAGGGGATGAGGAGCTCTTAGCGTCAGCCCTTGAGAAGGCCTCAAAGTACGGCGCCGACCTAGTGGTCGCCAACCCAGTTAACGTGGGCTCCTATGGCTTCGCCAGCGTCTACGATTACACGGTCATAGTGAGGGCATCATCAGGAAGCTATGTCAAGCTGGGCCTTCAGAGGAAGGAGGTTATAGCGAGGCGTCTCTTAGACGAAGCCCTAGCATTACTTAGGCCTCGTTCTCCTTCAACATAA
- a CDS encoding peptide chain release factor 1, archaeal/eukaryotic form → MSEELEKKLLVDKRTLKDVLSELKQWSAPATVLLSLYIPPGRPVSDVTQMLREELSLADNIKLKRTRNAVKRAISAALDRLSMISKVPQNGLVIFCGENLDTGDFKCYMFSPPDKVPVFYYRTDKRFITEILENMLEAEDSVGIIIVERDQATIGLVKGSRVEVLDELEDYIPGKHMMGGQSQRRYDRIIEQMVDDFLKKVAQRANELFLPILESGKLKAVVVAGPGYAKADFVKSGYLDYRLQKLVDPHLIDVSYQGEEGVREVISKAQDVVQLSLYRDVMNAFETFKMHLAKGTGLVIYGPDDVAKAIEMGALSALLIHESRPDVEAWKERAGASGAKVYIIPESLPESEWFLKTFDGLAGLLRYKVDLCQLTPSC, encoded by the coding sequence GTGAGCGAGGAGCTTGAGAAGAAGCTGCTGGTCGATAAGAGGACGCTGAAGGACGTACTCTCAGAGCTCAAGCAGTGGTCAGCCCCAGCTACCGTGCTCCTTAGCCTCTACATACCGCCTGGAAGGCCCGTAAGTGATGTGACCCAGATGCTCAGGGAGGAGCTCTCCCTAGCCGACAACATAAAGCTCAAGAGGACCAGGAACGCCGTGAAGAGGGCCATATCAGCAGCCCTGGACAGGCTCTCCATGATATCGAAGGTCCCCCAGAATGGCCTCGTCATCTTCTGCGGGGAGAACCTCGACACGGGCGACTTCAAGTGTTACATGTTCAGCCCGCCAGATAAGGTGCCCGTCTTTTACTACAGGACCGACAAGAGGTTCATAACGGAGATCCTTGAGAACATGCTCGAGGCTGAGGACTCCGTCGGCATAATAATAGTTGAGAGGGACCAGGCCACCATAGGCCTCGTCAAGGGGTCAAGGGTTGAGGTCCTGGACGAGCTAGAGGACTACATACCTGGCAAGCACATGATGGGGGGCCAGAGCCAGAGGAGATACGACAGGATAATAGAACAGATGGTTGACGATTTCCTGAAGAAGGTCGCTCAAAGGGCCAATGAGCTCTTCTTGCCAATACTTGAGTCTGGCAAGCTTAAGGCCGTGGTCGTAGCCGGGCCAGGCTATGCTAAGGCCGACTTCGTCAAGTCAGGTTACCTAGACTATAGGCTTCAAAAGCTCGTCGACCCGCACCTCATAGACGTATCCTATCAAGGTGAGGAGGGGGTTAGAGAGGTCATATCTAAGGCCCAGGACGTGGTCCAGCTCTCGCTCTACAGGGACGTCATGAACGCCTTCGAGACGTTCAAAATGCACCTGGCCAAGGGCACAGGGCTTGTAATCTATGGACCTGATGACGTAGCTAAGGCCATAGAGATGGGGGCTCTCTCGGCACTTTTGATCCATGAAAGCAGACCTGACGTGGAGGCCTGGAAGGAGAGGGCGGGAGCCTCCGGCGCGAAGGTATACATAATACCCGAGTCCCTGCCGGAGTCCGAGTGGTTCCTAAAGACTTTCGACGGGCTTGCCGGGCTGCTAAGGTATAAGGTTGACCTATGTCAGCTCACGCCAAGCTGCTAA
- a CDS encoding 26S proteasome subunit P45 family gives MSLSEPGKAAKDRPEEDDLAVLRERIRYLTQLNATLERDLEFYKQELNKLLEPPYIEAMVLEVLPDGRAVVKSSTGPNLVVRISANVDVSKLRPGASVALNNKGSTIVEVLPSIHDPLVEAMEIEERPTVTFSDVGGLESQVRELYEVVGLPLIKPELFADIGVEPPKGVLLYGPPGTGKTLLARALAGEVKATFIRVVASQFVNKFIGEGARIVREVFRLARERRPSIIFIDEIDAIGARRVDIGTSGDREVQRTMLQLLAELDGFDPLEGVKVVAATNRIDLLDPALLRPGRFDRLIEVPLPDKRGRVEILRIHTRSMKLKDVDLEEVAALTEGFSGAELKAVVTEAGFFAIREGMKYVTQEHFIRAIDKVRNRIEKRRQLFGTHI, from the coding sequence GTGTCTCTAAGCGAGCCTGGGAAGGCAGCTAAGGATAGGCCTGAGGAGGACGACCTTGCCGTTCTCAGGGAGAGAATTAGGTACCTTACACAGCTTAACGCGACCCTTGAGAGGGACCTAGAGTTCTACAAACAGGAGCTCAACAAGCTGCTGGAACCGCCTTACATAGAGGCCATGGTCCTCGAAGTTCTCCCTGACGGCCGCGCCGTGGTTAAGAGCTCCACAGGGCCCAACCTGGTGGTAAGGATCTCGGCTAACGTTGACGTGAGCAAGCTTCGTCCAGGCGCCTCAGTGGCCCTCAACAACAAGGGGTCCACGATAGTTGAGGTGCTGCCCTCCATCCATGACCCGCTGGTAGAGGCCATGGAGATAGAGGAGAGGCCCACCGTCACGTTCTCTGACGTCGGGGGCCTGGAGAGCCAGGTCAGGGAGCTCTACGAGGTCGTGGGCCTGCCCCTGATAAAGCCGGAGCTGTTCGCCGATATAGGCGTGGAGCCGCCAAAGGGGGTCCTCCTCTACGGGCCCCCTGGGACCGGCAAGACGCTGCTCGCCAGGGCGCTCGCAGGTGAGGTCAAGGCGACGTTCATAAGGGTCGTCGCAAGCCAGTTCGTGAACAAGTTCATCGGCGAAGGGGCCAGGATAGTCAGGGAGGTCTTCAGGCTCGCGAGGGAGAGGAGGCCCTCGATAATATTCATCGATGAGATAGACGCCATAGGGGCCAGGAGAGTTGACATAGGCACCAGCGGCGACAGGGAGGTGCAGAGGACCATGCTTCAGCTGCTGGCCGAGCTGGACGGCTTTGACCCACTCGAGGGGGTTAAGGTGGTGGCCGCCACCAACAGGATAGACCTCCTGGACCCGGCCCTCCTCAGGCCGGGCAGGTTCGACAGGCTCATAGAGGTACCCCTGCCCGACAAGAGGGGAAGGGTCGAGATACTGAGGATACACACGAGGAGCATGAAGCTTAAGGACGTCGACCTAGAGGAGGTGGCCGCACTCACTGAGGGGTTCTCGGGGGCTGAGCTAAAGGCAGTAGTCACGGAGGCCGGCTTCTTCGCCATAAGGGAGGGCATGAAGTATGTGACGCAGGAGCACTTCATAAGGGCCATCGACAAGGTAAGGAACAGGATAGAGAAGAGGAGGCAGCTCTTCGGCACACACATCTGA
- a CDS encoding Zn-dependent protease: MKALSRPWYAKELGEPLSWVVGVLVTAVTLEGLQAFSPTTYVPIPSPVLVGVIVGMVLHELMHRNVARRYGLLSRYVVNVLGVIVSLLTLPLPFKIIAPGYTSVYVFGPPGPRKRRGLLESVVAGPSINMLLSFLALVAGVIARVGGAYEAFLWLVQFAWVNAYLAFFNLLPLPPLDGSKVFRLSVVLWAVLFVVSIALLVIAWLL, from the coding sequence GTGAAGGCCTTGAGCAGGCCATGGTACGCTAAGGAGCTCGGTGAGCCTCTGTCGTGGGTAGTCGGGGTCCTAGTAACCGCCGTGACCCTTGAGGGGCTACAGGCCTTCAGCCCGACTACATATGTGCCCATTCCCAGCCCCGTCCTAGTTGGCGTCATTGTAGGGATGGTCTTACATGAGCTCATGCACAGGAATGTCGCGAGGAGGTATGGGTTGCTGTCGAGGTATGTTGTGAACGTCCTGGGAGTCATAGTTAGCTTGTTAACGCTGCCCCTGCCCTTCAAAATTATAGCGCCAGGCTACACGAGCGTTTACGTCTTTGGCCCCCCAGGCCCAAGGAAGAGGAGGGGGCTCCTCGAGTCGGTGGTCGCAGGTCCCTCGATCAACATGCTCCTCTCGTTCCTGGCCCTGGTAGCTGGCGTCATAGCTAGGGTAGGGGGAGCCTACGAGGCCTTTCTATGGCTTGTCCAGTTCGCCTGGGTTAACGCCTATCTGGCCTTCTTCAACCTGTTGCCCTTGCCGCCCCTGGATGGCTCAAAGGTGTTCAGGCTCAGCGTAGTCCTCTGGGCCGTTCTGTTCGTAGTATCGATAGCGCTCCTCGTGATAGCTTGGCTGCTCTGA
- a CDS encoding ABC-type Na+ efflux pump, permease component produces the protein MAASRSSALRTVIWKELIDIGRDRRALALMILIPLVGLPLMALIASGLSSAQVVTVYFAILDNKSYPIVNWLSSQLRQDALQQGLNLNITISSAPPSGVYDVEVIVPYGFYENLSKLDGVAVMIVRSMVGNYASQEAMSLISSIVSQLSGQIVVERVEELAKLANVSIVPSQLLNPIQLSSGYYLPSGAAATQQQVQLSFSVRLLEFSLFFVVNPAIVLVTDSFLGEKERKTLEVLLSSPIPKGILVLGKLTSAAVMGFVIALADSGGVIIYFLMLAGYGLRLTPTLLLLNLVDAAVLVFMTSALVTPIILRSPSIRAAQASSYAVMMVALGIYFSALFVNVQSLPAFLKVLLLAIPFTEASTALTSFVLGQAALTAVYIAIMLGFSAAFTIAAFKALDVEKLVTSR, from the coding sequence GTGGCGGCCAGCCGTAGCTCAGCGCTAAGGACCGTCATATGGAAGGAGCTGATAGACATCGGCAGGGACAGGAGAGCCCTCGCACTTATGATCTTGATACCGCTCGTCGGGCTGCCGCTCATGGCGTTAATCGCCAGCGGCCTCTCATCAGCTCAGGTAGTTACCGTCTACTTCGCGATCCTCGACAATAAGTCGTACCCTATAGTGAACTGGCTCTCCTCTCAGCTGAGGCAGGACGCGCTGCAGCAGGGGCTCAACCTGAACATAACTATATCGTCAGCTCCTCCCTCAGGGGTCTATGACGTAGAGGTCATAGTACCTTACGGGTTCTATGAGAACTTGTCGAAGCTGGACGGCGTTGCCGTCATGATTGTGAGAAGCATGGTCGGCAACTACGCGTCCCAGGAGGCGATGAGCCTCATATCATCAATAGTCTCACAGCTCAGCGGCCAGATAGTTGTTGAGAGGGTTGAGGAGCTAGCTAAGCTAGCTAACGTCAGCATTGTCCCGTCCCAGCTGCTCAACCCCATCCAGCTCTCGAGCGGCTACTACCTCCCGAGCGGGGCTGCTGCCACGCAGCAACAGGTGCAGCTCTCGTTCTCTGTGAGGCTGCTCGAGTTCTCCCTCTTCTTTGTCGTGAACCCAGCTATAGTGCTCGTCACTGACTCGTTCCTCGGTGAGAAGGAGAGGAAGACCCTCGAGGTCCTGTTGTCGTCACCGATACCGAAGGGAATCCTTGTCCTCGGGAAGCTCACATCAGCAGCTGTCATGGGCTTCGTAATAGCGCTGGCTGACAGCGGTGGCGTCATAATTTACTTCCTGATGTTGGCAGGCTACGGCCTAAGGCTCACGCCTACCCTCCTCTTGCTGAACCTAGTCGACGCGGCGGTGCTGGTGTTCATGACGTCAGCGCTTGTGACCCCAATTATACTGAGGAGCCCCTCAATAAGGGCCGCCCAGGCCTCCTCCTACGCGGTTATGATGGTGGCTCTAGGCATTTACTTCAGCGCGCTCTTCGTAAACGTGCAATCCCTTCCAGCTTTCCTGAAGGTGTTACTTTTGGCAATACCGTTCACGGAGGCCTCAACAGCGCTCACAAGCTTTGTCCTGGGGCAGGCGGCGCTGACGGCGGTATACATCGCGATTATGCTAGGCTTCTCAGCAGCGTTCACGATCGCGGCCTTTAAGGCCCTGGACGTTGAGAAGCTGGTAACGTCTAGGTGA
- a CDS encoding cytidyltransferase-related domain: MTDRALIYGRFQPFHRGHVSLVKWAFEQGFDEVVLLIGMASENYTARNPFTAGERIEMARLSARDEGIPLEKIITATIETLEVSIGCAYYVLSYIPKVKAILTRNPVIGKAFSDAGVKVITPPTFNREEWRGERIRAMIAEGDPRWKEAVTPSVARFIEEIGGAERIRRITSED, encoded by the coding sequence TTGACCGACAGAGCGCTGATATACGGCAGGTTTCAGCCCTTCCACAGAGGGCACGTCAGCCTGGTCAAGTGGGCCTTCGAGCAGGGCTTTGACGAGGTAGTTCTCCTGATAGGCATGGCCTCAGAGAACTACACTGCGAGGAACCCGTTCACGGCTGGCGAGAGGATTGAGATGGCGAGGCTGTCGGCCAGGGACGAGGGAATCCCCTTAGAGAAGATAATTACTGCAACTATCGAGACCTTAGAGGTAAGCATAGGCTGCGCCTACTACGTGCTTTCCTACATACCCAAGGTCAAGGCTATACTGACGAGGAACCCCGTCATAGGCAAGGCCTTCAGCGACGCAGGCGTTAAGGTCATCACCCCGCCGACCTTTAACAGGGAGGAGTGGAGGGGCGAGAGGATAAGGGCCATGATAGCTGAGGGCGACCCAAGGTGGAAGGAGGCGGTAACCCCTTCTGTGGCCAGGTTCATTGAGGAGATAGGCGGCGCGGAGAGGATCAGGAGGATAACCTCAGAGGACTAG
- a CDS encoding ABC-type multidrug transport system, ATPase component yields MQPNPEVPLNKTAKAPAVMARGLTKRFGRTVALRGVDLEVVEGEVHVLAGHNGAGKTTLFRLILGLLRRDGGDLKVLGVDPQDPMWPSVLRYVGYVPEDAQPYERLTGYEYLRFFAKVHTSDAEEADKMMSWAFQIAGLSDADLRRKAGEYSNGMKKRLMIARALMHRPRLVLLDEPTNGLDVFAAHEVKELIKGLSRIGTTFLIATHNMAEAQYLADRVTFLAYGKVVATGTVKELLEVYGASDLEEAFVRAVRSSGGQP; encoded by the coding sequence GTGCAGCCTAACCCTGAGGTTCCTCTGAACAAAACAGCGAAGGCGCCAGCGGTCATGGCCAGGGGTTTAACTAAGAGGTTCGGCAGGACGGTGGCCCTCAGGGGCGTCGACCTTGAGGTTGTTGAGGGTGAGGTGCACGTGCTGGCAGGACATAACGGAGCCGGTAAGACCACCCTGTTCAGGCTCATACTGGGGTTGCTGAGGAGGGACGGAGGCGATCTCAAGGTTCTCGGCGTTGATCCACAGGACCCCATGTGGCCCTCTGTGCTGAGGTACGTTGGCTACGTGCCTGAGGACGCGCAGCCTTACGAGAGGCTGACAGGCTATGAATACCTTAGGTTCTTCGCCAAGGTTCATACGTCAGACGCTGAGGAAGCCGACAAGATGATGTCGTGGGCCTTCCAGATCGCGGGCCTGTCAGACGCCGACCTGAGAAGGAAGGCAGGCGAGTACAGCAACGGCATGAAGAAGAGGCTCATGATAGCGAGGGCGCTGATGCACAGGCCAAGGCTCGTCCTGCTCGATGAGCCAACGAACGGACTTGACGTATTTGCAGCCCATGAGGTCAAGGAGCTGATAAAGGGCCTCTCCAGGATAGGCACAACGTTCCTGATAGCGACCCACAACATGGCTGAGGCCCAATACCTCGCTGATAGGGTCACGTTCCTAGCTTACGGCAAGGTCGTAGCGACAGGGACTGTGAAGGAGCTGCTGGAGGTCTACGGGGCCTCTGACCTAGAGGAGGCCTTCGTGAGGGCGGTGAGGTCCAGTGGCGGCCAGCCGTAG
- a CDS encoding NAD+ synthetase produces MAKRVTIDDVIRIDYDKAHHAITDFIRWFLEDTGLKGFVIGVSGGVDSATTYYLAVKAVGVDKVQALILHDSTVTPKEDVEDAKSLVKAVGGALHIIDIAPIVEAFKSAIPIYEQSDVVPVGNVRARVRMTILYYYANKMGRAVLGTGDRSEAFLGYFTKYGDGGVDLLPIAPLLKSQVRRLAVRLGVPERVAFKPSSPRLWAGQTAEGELGVSYDQVDVVIHALEDLKMGVEEAAEATGVPIDVINKMLHMNKTSRHKRQMPPSPSISEVVRYL; encoded by the coding sequence ATGGCAAAGAGGGTAACAATTGATGACGTTATCAGGATAGACTATGATAAGGCCCACCATGCTATAACCGACTTCATAAGGTGGTTCCTTGAGGACACAGGGCTTAAGGGCTTTGTAATAGGTGTGAGTGGGGGCGTAGACTCAGCCACCACCTACTACCTAGCGGTTAAGGCGGTCGGGGTTGACAAGGTCCAGGCGCTTATACTTCACGACTCCACTGTGACCCCAAAGGAGGACGTGGAGGACGCCAAGTCCTTGGTTAAGGCCGTTGGAGGCGCCCTGCACATAATAGACATAGCTCCCATAGTTGAAGCCTTCAAGTCAGCCATACCCATCTACGAGCAGAGCGACGTAGTGCCTGTAGGCAACGTAAGGGCCAGGGTAAGGATGACAATCCTTTACTACTACGCAAACAAGATGGGGAGGGCTGTCCTAGGGACCGGCGATAGGAGTGAGGCCTTCCTGGGCTACTTCACGAAGTACGGCGACGGAGGGGTCGACCTGCTGCCAATAGCCCCGTTGCTCAAGAGCCAGGTCAGGAGGCTGGCCGTCAGGCTGGGTGTGCCTGAGAGGGTGGCCTTCAAGCCGAGCAGCCCAAGGCTCTGGGCAGGGCAGACGGCCGAGGGGGAGCTAGGCGTAAGCTATGATCAGGTGGATGTAGTGATTCACGCGCTAGAAGACCTGAAGATGGGCGTTGAGGAGGCCGCAGAGGCGACAGGGGTCCCGATAGATGTCATAAACAAGATGCTGCATATGAATAAGACCTCTAGGCATAAGAGGCAGATGCCCCCATCGCCATCCATCTCAGAGGTCGTAAGGTATCTATGA
- a CDS encoding Translation initiation factor 2, beta subunit (eIF-2beta)/eIF-5 N-terminal domain, producing the protein MSDDEAIKLKDYEWLLKRVYEKIPPRSGPGVLELPEPQIIRVGTQTIVKNFREISQRLKRDPDLVARYLMKELASAGSYEEGSGQLVLNVKVSSKVLRQLLDIFVKNYVRCPTCGSIDTHIDKRGKVWVLVCEACGAEQPLKPF; encoded by the coding sequence ATGAGCGACGACGAGGCTATCAAGCTGAAGGACTACGAGTGGCTGCTCAAGAGGGTCTATGAGAAGATACCGCCCCGTAGCGGCCCTGGGGTGCTTGAGCTCCCTGAGCCACAGATCATAAGGGTCGGGACGCAGACCATAGTCAAGAACTTCAGGGAGATCTCTCAGAGGCTTAAGAGGGACCCTGACCTCGTTGCGAGGTACCTAATGAAGGAGTTAGCCTCTGCCGGAAGCTACGAGGAGGGGTCTGGGCAGCTGGTCCTCAACGTTAAGGTCTCAAGCAAAGTGCTCAGGCAACTTCTTGACATATTCGTTAAGAACTACGTCAGGTGCCCCACCTGTGGCAGCATAGACACCCATATAGATAAGAGAGGCAAGGTGTGGGTGCTAGTGTGCGAGGCCTGCGGTGCTGAGCAGCCGCTTAAGCCCTTCTAA